A section of the Aricia agestis chromosome 4, ilAriAges1.1, whole genome shotgun sequence genome encodes:
- the LOC121725999 gene encoding H/ACA ribonucleoprotein complex subunit 3, which produces MYLRYFLNEKGDRQYTLATIDPSGKPTLSAHPARFSPEDKYSRQRITIKKRFGLLLTQQPEQIH; this is translated from the exons AtgtatttaagatattttttgaaTGAAAAGGGCGATAGGCAATACACCCTTGCA ACTATCGACCCAAGTGGAAAACCAACTCTTTCAGCTCATCCAG cCCGTTTTTCACCTGAGGATAAGTATTCAAGGCAAAGAATAACAATTAAGAAAAGATTCGGTCTCCTTCTAACACAACAGCCTGAGCAAAttcattaa
- the LOC121725971 gene encoding anaphase-promoting complex subunit 2: protein MAHSRDDLRIYWNKIIYAFPILTDSMLSDCTTSEYEEVLQIINGLGIQIKIRDMVHIHIEKYLRQNTAPSFWAKFSKVEEEVKGFQLFKAAVNELYESFGSFLPIIKRLSILNSHCSDNTPIYGERDVMLGFKQLLRGTLLSQLPIEYHVIINHFYKISFNVFENENSDMGEDDMCSGCWNDYKDCNCAYVVKVFHDTNRKLMELELLERLTGSVLTNFIQMRIESHINKICTGTFDVSYIESLEDWLETTVMSWLTRIYCAGKSEPPPDDRHTQNAIHKFKQKLSYYLYHCYTKLRIDQLFSIIVDYPDSQPAVDDIKICLDKTDLRPTLCRKLQNALETRLLHPGVNTSEILTGYISTIRALRHLDPSGIILETVTKPVRNYLRNREDTVRSVVSSLTEDNAGSELAEELDKFNPEADDDAEKEEAWDEWVPDPVDADPKINAIERKTSDIISMLVNVYGSKELFVNEYRTLLADRLLSQNAINSVKEIRYLELLRRRFGDESQLHFCEVMLKDISDSTRINALIQQEKDSLLHSNPFNSNAMILSAQFWPPFKDESLELPDEIKQHLENYTKSYEALKGNRTLIWKPHLGNVNIEVEIGDKKLDLTVSPFNATLIIHFQNKPEWSLEDLHKVMKVPITVLRRKIIYWQSLGIIAEKSQDRYILVEGNEANKSSGAVNQIQEMICEDEESESVMASAHDQREGELQVFWSYIVGMLTNLDSLPLERIHQMLKMFASQAPGAECSLQELRQFLDTKVKTHQLVLQAGMYRLPKT, encoded by the coding sequence ATGGCACACAGCAGAGACGACTTACGTATTTACTGGAATAAAATCATTTATGCTTTTCCCATACTAACGGATTCTATGTTGAGTGATTGTACAACTAGCGAATACGAAGAAGTGCTACAAATAATAAACGGTCTGGGTATTCAAATCAAGATTCGTGATATGGTGCATATACACATAGAAAAATATCTACGGCAAAATACGGCACCATCGTTTTGGGCAAAATTTTCAAAAGTCGAGGAGGAAGTCAAAGGTTTCCAGTTGTTCAAAGCAGCAGTTAATGAGCTTTATGAATCGTTTGGCAGTTTCCTCCCCATAATAAAACGTCTGTCTATACTAAATAGCCACTGTTCAGACAATACACCAATTTACGGCGAACGAGATGTTATGTTAGGCTTTAAACAACTTTTACGAGGTACTTTACTTTCTCAGTTGCCGATAGAATATCATGTTATAATcaatcatttttataagatttccTTTAATGTGTTCGAAAATGAGAACTCTGATATGGGCGAAGATGACATGTGCTCCGGCTGTTGGAATGATTATAAAGATTGTAACTGTGCTTATGTTGTAAAAGTTTTTCATGATACAAATCGAAAACTTATGGAGCTAGAATTGCTGGAGAGATTGACTGGCTCTGTTTTAACTAACTTTATACAAATGAGGATTGAATCTCATATCAATAAAATTTGCACCGGGACATTTGATGTATCCTATATAGAGTCATTGGAAGATTGGCTCGAGACAACTGTCATGTCTTGGCTAACGCGTATTTACTGTGCAGGAAAATCTGAACCGCCACCTGATGATAGACACACTCAAAATGCCATTCATAAATTTAAACAGAAATTAAGTTACTATTTGTACCACTGCTACACTAAGTTGAGGATTGATCAGCTATTTAGTATAATTGTTGACTACCCTGACTCTCAACCAGCAGTAGATGACATTAAAATATGCCTGGATAAGACTGATTTACGACCAACTCTCTGTAGAAAGCTTCAAAATGCTCTTGAAACTAGACTATTGCACCCTGGTGTTAATACTTCTGAAATATTAACTGGTTATATATCTACCATTAGAGCTTTGCGACACTTGGATCCTTCGGGAATTATTTTGGAGACTGTAACAAAGccagttagaaattatttaagaaATAGAGAAGATACTGTGCGCAGCGTGGTAAGTAGTTTAACAGAAGATAATGCAGGTAGTGAATTAGCAGAAGAATTAGATAAGTTTAATCCTGAAGCCGATGATGATGCTGAAAAAGAAGAGGCATGGGATGAGTGGGTTCCAGATCCAGTAGATGCTGATCCAAAAATTAATGCTATTGAGAGGAAAACTAGtgacataatatcaatgttagtCAATGTTTATGGAAGTAAAGAGTTGTTTGTTAACGAATACAGAACACTTTTAGCTGACAGATTGCTTTCACAAAATGCAATTAATTCTGTCAAAGAAATAAGATATTTAGAACTATTGAGGCGTAGATTTGGAGATGAATCGCAGCTACATTTCTGTGAAGTGATGCTCAAGGATATATCTGACTCCACAAGAATAAATGCTTTAATACAACAGGAAAAAGATTCTCTTTTGCATAGCAACCCATTCAACTCCAATGCAATGATACTATCTGCTCAATTTTGGCCACCATTTAAAGATGAAAGTTTGGAATTACCAGATGAAATTAAACAACATTTAGAAAATTATACTAAATCATATGAAGCTCTCAAAGGCAACAGAACTTTAATTTGGAAACCACATTTGGGCaatgtaaatatagaagtagaAATAGGAGATAAAAAATTAGATCTGACAGTTTCACCTTTTAATGCAACATTGATAATACACTTTCAAAACAAGCCCGAATGGAGCTTGGAAGATTTGCATAAAGTTATGAAGGTGCCTATAACTGTGCTAAgaagaaaaattatttattggCAATCTTTAGGTATCATAGCAGAAAAAAGTCAAGACAGATATATCCTAGTGGAAGGTAATGAAGCTAACAAATCAAGTGGTGCTGTGAACCAAATTCAGGAAATGATATGTGAGGATGAAGAGTCTGAGAGTGTAATGGCTTCAGCTCATGACCAACGAGAAGGGGAACTTCAAGTCTTTTGGTCCTATATTGTAGGAATGTTGACTAATTTAGATTCTTTACCCCTTGAACGAATACACCAAATGTTGAAAATGTTTGCATCTCAAGCTCCAGGTGCAGAATGTAGTCTACAAGAATTGAGACAGTTCTTGGACACTAAGGTGAAAACCCATCAACTGGTTCTTCAAGCCGGAATGTACCGACTACCTAAAACATAA